One Erpetoichthys calabaricus chromosome 9, fErpCal1.3, whole genome shotgun sequence genomic region harbors:
- the LOC127529232 gene encoding uncharacterized protein LOC127529232 — MSVSFVKVKRIRFLMFFVLVCSLDFHGTTTENEGEAVISAGVEKHWKQFLLEEAKRGETGSNNPSYVPSPGQRGGLLDLEDFNVRTLYDKLEDQNLHLATQLAKHHTDTQAFYDSITQHLEGLKDLLQSFDPTKQTELRHWVLLARNASQEDSGSLSGQSKGLDDLQQLKPAGDSLAHLLDTLLINVAGLYTRMSSEVSAITPEIPRMGQRNSSRSAHSWVGTTSLASQLCQ; from the exons ATGTCTGTCAGTTTTGTAAAAGTCAAGAGAATTAGATTTTTGATGTTCTTCGTTCTTGTTTGCAGTTTGGACTTCCATGGAACAACAACAGAAAATGAAGGTGAAGCTGTCATTTCGGCAGGTGTGGAAAAACACTGGAAGCAGTTCCTTCTAGAAGAAGCAAAAAGAGGAGAGACAGGAAGTAATAATCCCAGTTATGTCCCTTCTCCAGGGCAGAGGGGTGGACTTCTGGACCTCGAAGATTTCAATGTACGCACCCTGTATGATAAGCTGGAAGATCAAAACCTTCATCTGGCTACACAGCTGGCCAAGCATCACACTGACACCCAGGCTTTCTATGACAGCATCACCCAGCATCTGGAGGGGCTCAAG GACCTGCTCCAGAGTTTTGATCCCACCAAACAGACTGAGCTGAGACACTGGGTTTTACTGGCCAGGAACGCTTCCCAGGAGGACTCTGGATCATTGAGTGGACAGTCTAAAGGACTTGATGACCTGCAGCAGCTCAAACCTG CAGGAGACTCGCTTGCCCACTTGCTGGATACACTCCTCATAAATGTGGCAGGACTTTACACCAGGATGAGCTCTGAAGTCAGTGCCATCACTCCAGAGATTCCCCGGATGGGTCAGAGGAACTCCAGTAGATCAGCCCACTCCTGGGTAGGCACCACCAGTCTGGCCAGCCAGCTCTGCCAATAG